A genomic region of Candidatus Blochmanniella pennsylvanica str. BPEN contains the following coding sequences:
- a CDS encoding transglycosylase SLT domain-containing protein produces the protein MKIYIIHLVVILLLTTCAQKNIEKNTTWTLYTNSKYKIIYFSKRITPSMYNDYIHYCAMNYGVDASLVKAIIQVESNYNPTVISKSNAVGLMQLKADTAGRDAYRLKGWRGEPSIHELKNAAVNIDLGTAYLSILQKQLEGIIDVKTRRYAIIVAYVNGLSALLKTFSIDRNYALEKINKLNPEQFYQHIQSHHPSKQAQRYLFKVNSVYVTQN, from the coding sequence ATGAAGATATACATAATACATTTAGTTGTAATTTTGTTACTAACAACTTGTGCTCAAAAAAATATTGAAAAAAATACTACATGGACATTATATACTAATTCAAAGTACAAGATAATTTATTTTTCTAAACGAATTACACCGTCTATGTATAATGATTACATTCATTATTGTGCTATGAATTATGGAGTAGATGCATCTTTAGTGAAAGCCATTATTCAAGTAGAATCTAATTATAATCCTACTGTAATTAGTAAATCTAATGCTGTTGGATTAATGCAGCTTAAAGCGGATACTGCAGGAAGAGATGCTTATCGTTTGAAAGGATGGAGAGGAGAACCTAGTATTCATGAATTAAAAAATGCTGCTGTTAATATTGATCTTGGTACTGCTTATTTGTCTATATTGCAAAAACAATTAGAGGGAATTATTGATGTAAAAACTAGACGATACGCCATAATTGTTGCTTACGTGAATGGTTTAAGTGCGTTGTTGAAAACATTTTCTATTGACCGTAATTACGCCCTTGAAAAAATAAACAAACTTAATCCGGAACAATTTTACCAACATATACAATCTCATCATCCATCTAAGCAAGCGCAACGCTATTTATTTAAAGTTAATTCTGTTTATGTTACACAAAATTAG
- the mntR gene encoding manganese-binding transcriptional regulator MntR: protein MTKNEEVLSSNLACFKKKTNNLQGFIQVRAAHRRELIDDYIELIADLIQERGEARQVDLALRLGVTQPTVAKMLKKLIASSLIKHKRYCGVSLTKQGRQLAYENHIRHKIVKTFLIDLGINKKIAQRDAEGIEHHVSNETLLAFIQFSKRFNK from the coding sequence ATGACTAAAAATGAAGAAGTGTTGTCCAGTAATTTAGCGTGTTTTAAAAAAAAAACAAATAATTTACAAGGATTTATCCAGGTTAGAGCAGCACATCGACGTGAGCTTATTGATGATTATATTGAATTAATTGCAGATTTAATTCAAGAACGCGGGGAAGCACGTCAAGTAGATTTAGCATTAAGACTTGGAGTAACGCAACCAACAGTAGCAAAAATGTTAAAAAAGTTGATAGCCTCTTCATTAATTAAGCATAAACGTTATTGTGGGGTGTCGTTGACAAAACAAGGAAGGCAATTGGCTTATGAAAATCATATACGACACAAAATTGTAAAAACTTTTTTAATAGATTTAGGCATCAATAAAAAAATTGCTCAAAGAGATGCAGAAGGTATCGAGCATCATGTTAGCAATGAAACATTGTTGGCATTTATTCAATTCTCTAAGCGCTTCAATAAATAA
- the mnmA gene encoding tRNA 2-thiouridine(34) synthase MnmA, with product MSFNHIKKVIVGMSGGVDSSVSAWLLQQQGYKVEGLFMKNWEDDDSTEQCASASDLSDTHSVCDNLGIYLHTINFSKEYWENVFQVFLQEYSVGRTPNPDILCNKEIKFKYFLEFALQDLDADLIATGHYVRRVDMNKKTYLIRGVDRNKDQSYFLYTLSYKQLKQCLFPVGTLNKFQVRNIAKKLNLITANKKDSTGICFIGKRKFKDFISKYIPIRPGVIIDINGNTIGAHQGVSFYTLGQRKGLKIGGVKQGNGQPWYVIDKDTSNNTLIAAQGRNHPRLMSIAFITEQTQWVKRDALTSPLHCTVKTRYRHPDIQCQIYPLLNNNLKVILKIPVLAITPGQSAVFYLKERCLGGGIITKIYHC from the coding sequence ATGTCATTTAATCACATAAAAAAAGTAATTGTTGGAATGTCTGGTGGTGTAGATTCTTCTGTATCTGCATGGTTGCTACAACAACAAGGATATAAAGTAGAAGGATTATTTATGAAAAATTGGGAAGATGACGACAGCACAGAACAGTGCGCATCAGCATCTGACTTATCGGATACTCATTCTGTTTGCGATAATTTGGGCATATATCTACATACCATAAATTTTTCTAAAGAATATTGGGAAAATGTATTTCAAGTATTTTTGCAAGAATATAGCGTGGGTCGAACTCCCAATCCTGATATACTTTGTAACAAAGAAATTAAATTTAAGTATTTTTTAGAATTTGCATTGCAAGATCTAGACGCGGATCTTATTGCAACCGGACATTATGTACGCCGTGTTGATATGAATAAAAAAACTTATCTGATACGTGGTGTAGACCGAAATAAAGATCAAAGTTATTTTTTGTATACACTAAGCTATAAACAACTTAAACAATGTTTATTCCCTGTAGGAACATTAAATAAATTCCAAGTTAGAAATATTGCTAAAAAATTAAACTTAATTACAGCAAACAAAAAAGACTCAACTGGTATCTGTTTTATTGGTAAACGTAAATTTAAAGACTTTATTAGTAAATATATACCAATACGACCAGGAGTTATAATCGATATAAATGGAAATACAATCGGCGCCCACCAAGGAGTATCATTTTATACCTTAGGGCAAAGAAAAGGCCTAAAAATAGGTGGAGTGAAACAAGGAAATGGACAACCATGGTACGTAATAGATAAAGATACATCAAATAATACATTAATTGCAGCGCAAGGACGTAATCATCCGCGTCTCATGTCTATCGCGTTCATTACTGAACAAACCCAATGGGTAAAACGAGACGCACTTACATCCCCTTTACATTGCACAGTTAAAACCAGATATAGACATCCCGATATTCAATGTCAAATATATCCTCTTTTAAACAACAATCTTAAAGTTATTTTAAAAATTCCGGTTTTAGCAATTACACCAGGACAATCAGCAGTATTTTATTTAAAAGAACGTTGTTTGGGGGGAGGGATTATTACAAAAATATACCATTGTTAG
- the purB gene encoding adenylosuccinate lyase, with protein MTLSPLTVISPIDGRYYKQTDSLRNIFSEFSFLKFRVQIEIYWLKKLANTIAITEIPPFTQIESDFLNKLTINFNIKDAERIKEIEKITNHDLKAIEYFLKEKINILPNLKKISEFIHFACTSDDINNLAYGLMLTNTKKTVFLPIWKQIINEIKKMSINYKDIPVLSRTHGQPATPSTIGKEMANIAYRLIRQYHQLKSIKILGKMNGAVGNYNAHVIAYPEINWRKFSEEFVISLGMKWNPYTTQIEPHDYIAELSDCIARFNTILINFNRDIWGYIALNYFKQNHSNTTIGSSTMPYKVNPINFENSEGNLGLANAMFNHFSAKLPISRWQRDLSDSTVLRNLGMAMGYALIAYHSILKGIKTLTVNKEHVLTELNKNWIVLSEAIQTVMRRHNIHESYECTKQFINNTEINPEKIKIFIESLPLPATEKIRLQKITPLDYIGLAAVMANDITDII; from the coding sequence ATAACATTATCGCCCTTAACTGTAATATCTCCTATTGATGGCCGTTACTACAAACAAACTGATTCTTTACGTAATATTTTTAGTGAATTTAGTTTTCTGAAATTTCGTGTACAAATAGAGATTTATTGGTTGAAAAAACTAGCTAACACAATTGCTATTACGGAAATACCACCTTTTACACAAATCGAATCTGATTTTTTAAATAAACTGACAATCAACTTTAATATTAAAGACGCAGAACGTATTAAAGAAATAGAAAAAATTACCAATCATGATCTCAAAGCAATAGAATATTTTTTAAAAGAAAAAATAAACATATTACCTAATTTAAAAAAAATCAGTGAATTTATTCATTTTGCTTGTACTTCAGACGATATTAACAATCTTGCGTATGGATTGATGCTGACTAACACTAAAAAAACTGTTTTTTTGCCCATTTGGAAACAAATTATTAATGAAATAAAAAAAATGAGTATTAATTATAAAGATATTCCTGTGTTATCTAGAACCCATGGACAACCCGCTACCCCTTCTACTATCGGAAAGGAAATGGCTAATATTGCATACCGTTTGATACGTCAATATCATCAATTAAAATCAATTAAGATTTTAGGTAAAATGAATGGTGCCGTAGGAAACTATAATGCTCACGTAATAGCATATCCAGAAATAAATTGGCGCAAATTCAGTGAAGAGTTTGTTATATCTTTAGGCATGAAATGGAACCCTTATACAACACAAATAGAACCACACGATTATATTGCCGAACTATCCGACTGCATTGCACGATTTAATACCATATTAATAAATTTTAATAGAGATATATGGGGATATATTGCTCTTAATTATTTTAAACAAAATCATAGCAATACTACAATCGGATCTTCTACTATGCCATATAAAGTAAATCCTATAAACTTTGAAAATTCTGAAGGAAATTTAGGGTTAGCAAACGCCATGTTTAACCATTTTTCCGCTAAACTTCCAATATCGCGTTGGCAACGTGATTTAAGCGATTCTACTGTTTTAAGAAATCTAGGTATGGCCATGGGATATGCCTTAATTGCCTACCATAGCATATTAAAAGGTATAAAAACACTGACAGTTAATAAAGAACATGTATTAACCGAGTTAAATAAAAACTGGATAGTGTTAAGCGAAGCTATTCAAACAGTAATGCGACGACACAATATTCATGAATCTTATGAATGCACAAAACAATTCATCAATAATACAGAAATTAATCCTGAAAAAATAAAAATTTTTATTGAATCACTGCCATTACCAGCAACAGAAAAAATACGATTACAAAAAATCACACCACTTGATTACATAGGATTGGCGGCAGTCATGGCAAATGATATCACTGATATAATATAA
- the lolE gene encoding lipoprotein-releasing ABC transporter permease subunit LolE produces the protein MLSLKIALKFHRGSSSNILMSLMSLISVIGITIGISISIIALSTMNGFKYELSNRILSVIPHGEIEPIRAPFINWQTVLECIRKIPDISYVNPYINFYGVVEYNNKWHVVYVRSVDLKEKINENALMNFIEKDSWKYFCENVEKIILGKGISEDLGIKVGDWITVLTAHDFRSNNKLLSSKKIRLQVAGILNLNSQLDCNIAIMSLSDAQHYYDETSDVSGIAIKVNNIFSVNKTLYKIQRMFNHQVFARSWMDTYGYIYQDIQMVRIIIYLSMILIIGISCFNVVAALILSIKDKNYDIAIIRALGAKNILIQYIFFWYGLIIYIISSIIGTGLGIFIAFNLTSLITICNDLLESKILSEGTYFINFLPVKLNEWDILLVLSTTLLLGSLTSWYAASKIRQVNLSKILK, from the coding sequence ATGTTGTCTTTGAAAATTGCATTAAAATTTCATCGAGGTTCGAGTAGTAATATTTTAATGTCCTTAATGTCTTTGATTTCTGTTATTGGTATTACTATAGGCATATCTATATCTATAATTGCATTAAGCACAATGAATGGTTTTAAATATGAATTAAGTAATCGTATTTTATCAGTTATTCCGCATGGAGAAATTGAACCAATAAGAGCGCCATTCATTAATTGGCAAACAGTTTTAGAGTGTATTCGTAAAATACCAGATATTAGTTATGTGAATCCTTATATTAATTTTTATGGCGTTGTTGAATATAATAATAAATGGCATGTAGTTTATGTCAGAAGTGTAGATTTAAAGGAAAAAATAAATGAAAACGCATTAATGAATTTTATAGAAAAAGATTCTTGGAAATATTTTTGCGAAAATGTAGAAAAAATTATTTTAGGGAAAGGCATATCAGAAGATTTAGGAATTAAAGTGGGTGATTGGATTACCGTTTTGACTGCTCATGATTTTCGTTCGAACAATAAATTATTGTCATCCAAAAAAATTCGTTTACAAGTAGCTGGAATATTAAATTTAAATAGTCAATTAGACTGCAATATTGCTATAATGTCTTTATCAGACGCGCAACATTATTATGATGAAACGTCAGATGTTTCAGGAATAGCTATTAAGGTTAACAATATTTTTTCTGTTAATAAAACACTATATAAAATTCAAAGAATGTTTAATCATCAGGTTTTTGCGCGAAGTTGGATGGATACTTATGGGTATATTTATCAAGATATTCAAATGGTTCGCATAATTATATATTTATCAATGATATTAATTATAGGTATTTCTTGTTTTAATGTAGTTGCTGCATTGATTTTATCCATAAAAGACAAAAATTATGATATTGCGATAATTCGTGCATTGGGGGCTAAAAATATTTTAATTCAATATATATTTTTTTGGTATGGGTTAATTATTTATATAATTTCTAGTATTATAGGAACTGGACTGGGTATTTTTATAGCTTTTAATTTAACGAGTTTAATTACGATATGTAATGATTTATTGGAAAGTAAAATTTTATCAGAAGGAACTTATTTTATTAATTTTTTACCCGTTAAGCTAAACGAATGGGACATATTGTTGGTATTAAGCACAACATTATTACTAGGTTCATTAACTAGTTGGTATGCAGCGTCAAAAATAAGGCAGGTTAATTTATCTAAAATCTTAAAATAG
- the lolD gene encoding lipoprotein-releasing ABC transporter ATP-binding protein LolD, with product MANIPLLQCIQLTKYYQRANFLIKVLNCITLSIQSNEMIAVVGASGSGKSTLLHLLGGLDKPTEGEIFFEGHALHKLTDNERSVIRNKRLGFVYQFHHLLSDFDVLENVAMPLLIGGIAFNQAKSRAQCVLELVGLKNHINSFPHELSGGESQRVTVARAIVNNPSLILADEPTGNLDQKNSDSIFQLLKKLNTYYGTTFLIATHDLDFAKKCHKILMISNGKIKLSQNDSFR from the coding sequence ATGGCTAATATTCCATTGTTGCAATGTATTCAGTTAACAAAATATTATCAACGTGCTAATTTCTTAATTAAAGTGTTGAATTGCATTACTCTAAGTATACAATCTAACGAAATGATTGCTGTGGTAGGCGCATCTGGATCTGGTAAAAGTACATTGTTGCATTTGCTTGGAGGATTAGATAAGCCAACTGAAGGAGAGATATTTTTTGAGGGTCATGCGCTACATAAGTTAACTGACAATGAACGTTCTGTGATACGCAATAAACGGTTAGGGTTTGTTTATCAATTTCATCATTTATTGTCAGATTTTGATGTTTTAGAGAATGTAGCAATGCCTTTGTTGATTGGAGGTATTGCGTTTAATCAAGCAAAAAGTAGAGCGCAATGTGTATTAGAGTTAGTTGGATTAAAAAATCATATTAATTCTTTTCCGCACGAATTATCTGGAGGAGAAAGTCAACGAGTTACTGTAGCTCGGGCTATAGTAAATAATCCATCTTTAATATTAGCTGATGAACCAACTGGTAATTTAGATCAAAAGAATTCAGATAGTATTTTTCAATTATTAAAAAAGTTAAATACATATTATGGCACAACTTTTTTAATAGCAACGCATGATTTAGATTTTGCTAAAAAATGCCATAAAATATTAATGATATCTAATGGTAAAATAAAATTGAGTCAGAATGATTCGTTTAGGTAA